A window of Campylobacter lari subsp. lari contains these coding sequences:
- a CDS encoding iron-sulfur cluster assembly scaffold protein NifU, with translation MAKNNLIGGSIWDEYSQKVQDRMNNPQHMGEFTQEDAQKANAKLIVADFGAESCGDAVRLYWLVDEKTDKIIDAKFKSFGCGTAIASSDTMVDLCIGKTVDEAVKITNLDVEFAMRDNPETPAVPPQKMHCSVMAYDVIKQAAAHYKGVDPEDFEDQIIVCECARVSLGTIKEVIKLNDLHTVEEITQFTKAGAFCKSCVKPGGHEKKDYYLVDILAETRAEMEREKLKDQSKTDIAFDDMTMVKQLKAVEAVLDSDVRPMLHGDGGDLEVIDIQKSENKNIDIYIRYLGACSGCSSGSGATLYAIENILQEELSPNIRVIPV, from the coding sequence ATGGCAAAGAATAATTTAATTGGTGGATCAATTTGGGATGAGTATTCCCAAAAAGTACAAGATAGAATGAATAATCCTCAACATATGGGTGAATTTACACAAGAAGATGCACAAAAAGCAAACGCAAAGCTTATTGTTGCAGATTTTGGAGCTGAAAGCTGTGGTGATGCGGTTAGGCTTTATTGGTTAGTAGATGAAAAAACTGATAAAATTATAGATGCTAAATTTAAAAGCTTTGGCTGTGGTACAGCAATAGCAAGTAGTGACACTATGGTTGATCTTTGTATAGGTAAAACTGTAGATGAAGCTGTAAAAATTACCAATTTAGATGTTGAATTTGCAATGAGAGATAACCCCGAAACTCCTGCAGTTCCACCTCAAAAAATGCACTGTTCAGTTATGGCTTATGATGTTATCAAACAAGCCGCAGCACATTATAAAGGTGTTGATCCTGAGGATTTTGAAGATCAAATTATAGTTTGTGAGTGCGCTAGAGTAAGCCTTGGAACCATCAAAGAAGTAATCAAACTAAATGATTTACATACAGTAGAAGAAATAACGCAATTTACCAAAGCAGGTGCTTTTTGTAAATCTTGTGTTAAGCCTGGAGGGCATGAGAAAAAAGATTATTATCTTGTAGATATTTTAGCTGAAACTAGGGCTGAAATGGAAAGAGAAAAACTAAAAGATCAAAGTAAAACAGATATTGCTTTTGATGATATGACTATGGTTAAGCAGCTAAAAGCAGTAGAAGCTGTTTTAGATAGCGATGTGCGTCCTATGCTACATGGTGATGGTGGAGATTTAGAAGTAATTGATATACAAAAAAGTGAAAATAAAAATATAGATATATACATACGCTATCTTGGAGCATGCAGTGGTTGTTCAAGTGGGAGTGGTGCAACCTTATATGCTATAGAAAATATCTTACAAGAAGAACTTAGTCCAAATATACGCGTTATACCTGTTTAA
- the nhaA gene encoding Na+/H+ antiporter NhaA gives MQKLQTFVKSETFPGVLLIFFTVLALILQNSSLTDQYTNFLNIPFGFQAGSLEIFKPLLLWINDGLIAIFFFAIGLELKYEVTRGQLNSIKAMSLPVFAALGGMVVPALIFAFFNYKDPFALQGWAIPTATDVAFAVGILMLLGKRVPTSLKLFLLSLAIFDDLGAIIVIALFYTSELSVFAMIAALVCILALYLLNHFHVTKKSFYIIIAIVFWISMLKSGVHATLAGVITALFIPLQTKSGESFLKEIEHDLAPWVSYFILPIFAFANAGVDLKDMDPSFMFSSVSLGIILGLFLGKQIGVFLFSYISIKLGLAKLPQNVNFKQLYGVCILTGIGFTMSFFIDGLAYQNSDIFAYSDKLAILIASLLSAIVGYAYLKLIYSFKK, from the coding sequence ATGCAAAAACTTCAAACCTTTGTTAAAAGTGAAACTTTCCCTGGTGTTTTGCTAATATTTTTTACCGTACTTGCACTAATTTTACAGAATAGTTCTTTAACGGATCAATATACCAATTTTTTAAATATTCCTTTTGGCTTTCAAGCAGGAAGTTTAGAAATTTTCAAACCATTGCTTTTATGGATTAATGATGGCCTTATTGCAATCTTTTTCTTTGCCATAGGACTTGAATTAAAATATGAAGTAACAAGAGGACAACTCAATAGCATAAAAGCTATGTCATTACCTGTATTTGCTGCACTTGGTGGTATGGTAGTACCTGCTTTGATTTTTGCATTTTTTAACTATAAAGACCCTTTTGCTTTGCAAGGTTGGGCTATACCAACGGCTACTGATGTGGCTTTTGCGGTTGGCATTTTAATGCTTTTAGGCAAAAGAGTACCTACTTCTTTAAAATTATTTTTACTCTCTTTAGCAATTTTTGATGATTTGGGCGCGATTATTGTGATTGCTTTATTTTATACAAGCGAACTTTCAGTTTTTGCTATGATTGCTGCTTTAGTGTGTATTCTAGCGCTTTATTTGTTAAATCATTTCCATGTTACCAAAAAATCTTTTTATATCATCATAGCTATAGTATTTTGGATAAGTATGCTAAAAAGCGGGGTGCATGCAACTTTAGCAGGTGTGATTACTGCTTTATTTATACCACTTCAAACAAAAAGTGGTGAGTCTTTTTTAAAAGAAATAGAACATGACTTAGCGCCTTGGGTGAGTTATTTCATCTTGCCTATTTTTGCTTTTGCAAATGCGGGAGTTGATTTAAAAGACATGGATCCAAGCTTTATGTTTTCTTCAGTTAGCTTAGGTATTATCTTAGGATTATTTTTAGGAAAACAAATTGGAGTATTTTTATTTTCATATATTAGTATAAAACTGGGCCTAGCAAAACTTCCACAAAATGTTAATTTCAAACAACTTTATGGGGTTTGTATACTCACAGGTATAGGTTTTACTATGAGCTTTTTTATAGATGGCCTAGCTTATCAAAATAGTGATATTTTTGCATATTCAGACAAACTTGCAATTTTAATAGCTTCATTATTAAGCGCTATAGTTGGATATGCCTACTTAAAACTTATTTATAGTTTTAAAAAATGA